Below is a window of Nostoc sp. KVJ3 DNA.
CAGATTTAATTACCGCACTCCAGAAAGCATCCTCTCAACCCGACACTATTAGCATTGGTTCTATCGTTGCCCACGCTGACCCATACCGTACTTTGTATGTGGAGAGGGGTGAGGTGGTAGAGGAATTAGGCGAGGAAGTAGTGGTGGCTTGGGATTGTTGGAAGGAGCAATCGAAAAAGACTGACAGGTATTTTCGAGAGGAATTGCGATTCTGGCAACCTCAATAGGTTTTCTGTAACTCGGTGACTTTTTAGACAACCAAATACAAGTACCAAGCCCCGCATCACAGTGGGGGAAATTTCCGTGCGTCAATATAAAGAGGAGATTGTAGAATGACTGCAACCATTACCCGTCCAAGTCCAAAAAGGCTGTTGCCAATAAACAGCAATCCCCATATAAAAGGCTTCATGTAATTATTCCCATCGAAGACATGCTATGGGCTTCGCAGCAAAAGCCTTCAGTCAATCAGCTATGGCAGGAGTGCTGGACGGCTGACCCCTACGGTTCGCGGTGGATGCCTTTGACCTCAGCTTTGGGATACAGTACTTTTATCTCGGCGAAGAAAATTCTCTCTGACAGTGGACTATTCATTTTCAAGCCGGACAAGTCAATTCAGGATGGTCGGGAGACAGTGAAGTGGACTGTCAAAAATCTACATGGAAGCAGAATTAAGGATTTTTGGGAAAAAGGGGATTCTACGAAACGAGAACTAGATGCTGAAAAACGAGAATTAAATGCTGGGGACTCAGAGATAGATGCTGCCCCTGAAGAAATGGGTGCTTTGTATGAAGCATCTATTTTAGGTCAAAGTCAGTCAGAGCATGGGTTTCAAAAACCCTCACGAACTGTTCAGGAACAGCTAACGAACTCTTCAAAAGAGTTCGTTAGCTGTGTCTCTGACACGCTTTATGAGATTTTGCCCTGTGAGGAGACGGCTCACGCGCCCTTGGGGGGCGCGTCGCCTCAGTCTGTTCAAAGCGTGTCAGAGAAAGAGAAGGACTTGCCTGTGGCAATGGACTGCACGACGCTAACGCTTGCGGATAATTCACTGAGTAATCCCGCTTCGTTGTTGGCTGAAAACCAGAATTGTGGCGTTGAGTCGAAAGATTGTCATGAAGGTGCTTGTTCCGCCGTGCCTGTGGCTCAAAATGAAAAATCTTTAAATTCTGCGATGCCTGCGGTGGGCGTAGCCATCGCTAATCAAACTCAGGGGCAGGTAGAACAGGAAAATTCAGTTTCGGGTGGAGAAATCGAAACAGTTGATGAGGATGAAAGTTCCGCCGCACTTGTGCCAAATCCCGAAAAGTGGTCACATGAAGCGATTGTTGCGCGGTCAAATGCACGACCGGAGCGGATGCAGAAACTCAAAGTTGCGGGAAATTCGGGGCAAAATCCGAGGTTTGATTTCTTGCTCTCGTGTTGGAGTGATGATCCAGCTTTGCAGATTGTGATTAAAAAACTATTGGCGAAGTTTCCGCAGTGGGGTATTGCGATTGTGGATGGGGAGTTGATGGAGTGGAATGAACAGCGATGACCATTTCAATTACTGACATATTCCAGGACTCGTTACGCCGTGATTGATGGTGTTAAAGCTAGGGGAGAAAAAGCCAATTACAGTACACAACGTATTAAATTTAATTCTAATGGCTCTAGTTAAGTTTTTGTTACATAGTTATAAATTTTTCCGCCTACTTACTTATCTCTCTGTTCACCCGCAAACTGATAAGAACTACCCGAACCCCCAGCATTAGCAATTAACCGCCCAAAAGCATCGTATTTTAGTTTATTTACTTGACTTACCAGCGCTATTCAGATAATTTTTTGAGTACATTTTGAACCTCATCTGCCTTTTCTGGATTAAGTTCAATGTACCTTTCAGCCGCTATTTTGAGATATTTTTTGAATATGTCCTGAGAAACTATTATTTCATCTTTATCAAGAAAGCTAAAGCGGACTCCTTCAAATATATCATCCTCATCTTCGCAAGGAAATTCACACATATTATATTCATCACCATAACCAGTACCTTCAAGAAGATAATTTAATGCTGTAGGAAAAGAGATACCTCCTATTGCATTAAAGTAGTATTTCACTATCCAAAGTGGGTCGGTTGTATGGTCTACGCCGTCAAATAATTCTTTGAGCATAAAATAAGTATCTCCTATAGTTCTGGATGGAAGTTTGTTACAATCCCATTATTATCTAAATAAACCCTGAACTTAATTCCTCCTGCCACCTCAGAGTACTGTTGCACTCTTCCCTGTATAGCTTGTTGATATCCTTTTGCCGCAGCTTCCTGTCCAAGTTCAAGTATTTTAGCATCAGAGATTATGTTAGGGTCATAGACTGTTTTTTTAAATACTTGGCTTCTAAGACTACCTGTGGGATTACCAGCTCTATCTAAAGCAGGTACTTGGTAAGAAATATCACTTAATCCATTTATTGTTGGATGATTACTTCTTCCAACAATAGTGATATTATTGACCACTGAAGCTTGTATAAATTCATTTAGGTTATGTGTACCATTTATTCCTTTCTTTTGGCTAAAACCATCAAATGTAGTCAAGTGCTTTCCTGTATTTGAGTTAATTGACATTCCTTCAATATCATTTCCAGACCAGTCTACAGCGCCTGTCTCATCTGTCCATCCATTACGGTATGATTTATACCTTGATGCTGCATATGCTTTAGCTTGATTTTCTGCCCAATTAAGGAGTCCCCTATTAGCTTCGGAAAGAGTTGGAGAAATACGACTAAAAACCTGATCTCGGACTCCTTTAGAGAGGAAAGGAGATATTGATGCAACAATATCAAAAGCACCAGTAGCTCGGTTTCCAGCCTCCCATTCTTTGAGACCACTTTGGATGCCCTGGATAGCAAAATAGATAGCAGCTTCAGGAAAAACATTAAGCAAAGCGCCACCAACGGCTCCTGCGGCTGCACTCCTTAAAACTTCACTAGGATCGAATTCGTGACCGCTTTCAACAATTTGAATATCCTGACGAACTATATTAAAAGCAGCCCCTGCTAAAGCTCCTGTTGTTACCGCATACTGCATACTGCTAAGAATGCTATTAATCGCTTCAGCAGCAGAGAGTTCTCCCAAAGATTCATAGCCAGAGGGGTCAGTAAAATTAACAGGATTAGCATTGGCATAGACATAAGCATTCTCACTAATCGGACTAGCCAAATGCCCAGCAAAAGCATCCTTAGAGATAAATCTGCCTAAATCCGAGTTATAATACCTAGCTCTGAGATAATCCAATCCAGTACTATCTCTCTGCTCACCCGCAAACTGATAAGCATTGCCCGAACCCCCAGCATGAGCAATTAACCGCCCAAAAGCATCATAGACATATCTATCTGTAACCTGACCAGTACCATCAGTCAACAAGCGAGTGGAACCCAAACCATCAGAATGATAGAATTTCTCATCACTGCCACTCTCAGACTTAATTAAACCTAAACCGTAAAAATACTTAGTTAAAATCTGACTATTAGCATCATACTCTTGCAGAACCTTAGAATAACCTCTGGGATCGACAAGATAATTCTTTCTCACGCCATCGGTAATACTTGCTACTCTATTACCGCCAGCATCGTAAATATATTTACTTTGAGAAGAACCACTAGCATTAGTTGTAGTTACCCCAATTAATCGATTTTCACCATCATTAATCCATTGGTAAACAACAGAGTTAGTCCCATCATCATTCGTCAACATGGAACCATTATTGTCGTAGGTATATTGAGTTACCTTTGTTCCCGATGTTTGAGAAGTTAGTCGATTATTCTTGTCATAAACATACGTCGTTAATCCACTGCTGGGATAAGAATCATTACGCTTTAAGCGATTTCCGACCAGATCGTAATCATAGCCAATAGTTCGATTTCCCAGAGTTGGATCGGTAATAGACTCCAGCTTTAATTGATTGACTTCATCGTAAGTGTAGTTAACAGTTCTATCAGTATCCTCTATTGCTTGAGTGCGATTGCCCACCCCATCAAGGGTATAAGCATAACTAGACAGCACTGTACCTAAAGCGTCACGAGTTTCGATTGACTTGAGTCTATTACTCGCGTCATACTGCTGGGTTTGGGTTGTACCATCGGCTAAAGCAGTACTAATTAGATTTCCTACCGCATCATAGCCGTACTTGTCCAACTGCCCACCCGATGTAACCGTATCCAACCTATTGAGCCGATCGTAGGAATAATTAACCGTACTAGCACTGGTTGTTAAAGTCTTGAGATTACCCAATACGTCATAGGTATAACCAACCGTTTGCCCGTCAGGATTAGAAATCAAATTCACCCTGTCATAACTATCAAATCCATAACTAGTAACTCCTCGACCATCAGTTACAGTTTTCACTTGAGAAGTAACGGAGTCATAAGTATCTTTACAAAGCTACTGAATTTGAACTAGTTCTTGGCATTCCAGAACAAGGCATTATCCGTAAAAAGCCAGCAGATTTTGTAGAAACTTGGGGGAGGAGGGGCAAGTACTTCTGTTGCAACCCACCAAAGAAACTCCTCAAAAACGATTTGGCTTAAGTTGGTTTTTACCTGCTATAAAAAAACATCGTACTGTTTTAATTGAAGTATTTATTGCTTCATTATTTGTACAACTATTGGGGCTAGCAAATCCCTTAATTACCCAAGTAATTATTGATAAAGTTATCATTCAAAACGGGATTAATACTCTCAATGTTCTGGGTTTTCTGCTCATAGCAATGGCTATAGTAGAGGGCATTATTACTTGGCTACGTACCAACTTGTTTGTCGATACCACCAATCGGATTGATTTGAGTTTAGGAAGTGAAGTTATCGACCACCTATTACGCTTACCACTGCGTTATTTTGAAAAGCGCCCTGTTGGGGAAATATCCAGCCGGATCAACGAATTAGAGAATATTCGCTCTTTCCTCACTGGTACTGCTCTGACTGTTGTTCTAGATGCTATATTTTCTGTTATTTATATTGTAGTCATGATTTTCTATAGCTGGCGGCTAACGATTGTAGCATTAGCAACTGTGCCATTATTCGCACTTGTTACTTTTATATTTGCACCCATTATTCGCAGTCAAACTAGAACCAAAGCCGAACGCAATGCCGAAACTCAATCGTATTTAGTTGAAGTGGTTTCTGGGATTCAAACTGTCAAAGCCCAAAATATTGAACTGAATTCTCGCTGGCAATGGCAATCTCGTTATGGAAGATATATTAGTGCTAGTTTTGAGAATGTTCTGACAAGCAATACTGCTAGTTCCCTCTCTAACTTCCTCAATAAACTATCAAGCTTACTCTTATTATGGGTAGGTGCATATTTAGTCTTGCAGCAAAAACTAACTTTGGGACAGTTAATTGCTTTCCGTATTATTGCAGGTTATGTCACCAGTCCTTTACTAAGGCTGATTCAACTGTGGCAGAACTTCCAAGAAACTGCTTTATCGCTAGAACGCTTGGCTGATATTCTCGATACTCCCCAAGAAACAGAAATTGCTGGGCGTAATAATATCCCGATGCCAGCAATTGTTGGTGCAGTTCAATATGAAAGTGTTACTTTCAGCTTCGCTAAAAGTCCTAACCCCCAACTTAATAATGTTCACCTTGATATCGAAGCTGGTATGTTTGTTGGAGTTGTGGGACAAAGTGGTGCTGGTAAAAGTACCTTAACTAAACTCTTACCTCGACTTTATGAATTAGACTCCGGTCGCATCAAAATTGATGGCTATGACATTAATAAAGTAGAACTCTACTCCCTGCGTCAACAAATCGGCATGGTGTTACAAGACACTCTGTTATTTGATACCACGGTACAAGAAAATATTGCTCTAACAATGCCTGATGCCACACCAGAAGAGATTGTGGAGGCTGCTAAGATTGCTTGCGCTCATGACTTTATTAGGGAGCAATGCGATTTTGTGAGATGACCCCACCTGGAGAGCGATCGCTAATAACATCTTACGTATATACTAAATATTTAATACAATAACCTGAGTAATATTCGTTAGAAGACACAACCTGTGCTAAAAACGAGGTTTCTGTACATTGTTGCGACTATAAAAAAGGTAAAATTTCCTTTCAAGAATAGTTTTGAAATAGGAAGTACCTACTTTTATGAAGAAAAACATATATGCAAATCTAAATTTTGCCGATTCATTATCAGATTTTAAAGAGGATGTGACGAAACTTTTAGAGTTGAAAAATATCGAGGAATGGTCTGGAAGAATAGTTAAAGAAAGAGAAGAAACAATTAGACAGGCTGCGTTAGTTTTAGCAGGCCAATGTATCGGCATATTATTGCATAAGCTTTCTCAATCAGAGTCGGCTCATCAAACAGCAATTAATCAAACCAAAGGATGGTGGCATACCGACACGCAAAGACACGGTTATACGAAGAGGGAAATATTAACAGTAGGTAATGTTGTAGTAAGTCTTAAATTACCATACGTTGTTCAAAAAAGAGAAAAAAAAGCGAAGAGTAAATCTCGTAATGTTGGATTTTGTCCCTTGTTAAAATGGTTAGGAATGTCAGAAGGCTTGACCCCATTAGTTTGGTCAGATATTACAAAATATGGTGCCATAGCTAGTTCTTTTGAAGCTGCACATACAATCCTGAGTGATTGGGGAATTAATATTAGTCTTAAACGAATTGAACGATTGACATATAAATTTGGTCAAATCGGCATTGATTTACGTCAAACTAAAATATCTAACTTGCAACAAGGTAATTTACCTGATGGGAATATACTTAAAGACCAGAGAGTTGTAATTGCTGTAGATGGTGGCAGGAGTAGAATTAGGATTAATAAAAAAGGTAGAAAAAATCTCAAAACAAACAAGCACGGCTTTACAGGGGAATGGGTTGAGCCAAAATTATTAACAATTTATGTGGTTGATGAACAAGGTAAAAAAGTTAGAAATGGCGAAATAAAGATTGTAAATGATGGCACTTATGAAGACTATAAAGGATTTTTACCAATTTTAGAAATGCATCTGATTAGTTTGGGAATTAGTCAAGCAAAACAAGTTTTATTAATTGCTGACGGTGCAGAATGGATTTGGAAGCATATTCCCCCTCTTTTAAAGAAATTGAAATCTCCCGATGCGACTTATCAATTATTTGATTTTTACCATGTTACTGAGCGGCTACAGAAATTTGCTGATGTAGCGTTTAGTGATGATAGTGAGCGAAATAATTGGTTCAAAAAAGCACGGAGAACTTTAAAAAAAAGTAATGCCATGACCATAATTAGGCAGATGGATGAATTTATCTTTGAAGCCACGGGAGAGCGTTGTAAAACTATGGTAATACAGAGAAATTACCTTTTACGTGCCTATCGTGAAAGGCGTTTAAATTACGCTAAGATACTAGACCAAAAACTACCAATAGGTAGTGGGGCAATTGAGAGTTTAATCCGTCAAGTTATCAACTTAAGAATCAAGGGTAATAGTAAATTTTGGTTGAAAGAAAATGCAGAAATTATCTTACATCTGCGTTGTCAATGGATAGCTCAAAGTTGGGATATTTTTTGTAGTTCTATCTTTAATTCCTTTATTAAACCTCAAACTGCTTGATTAATTTTATACTTGAGTTGTCATCTTTAGCTATTGCTTGCTGTAATTGACACTAAGTATTAAAGACTTAGTATAGATATTTTAGGAAATAATCGTCAAATGACTTACTAGCAATCTTTTTGAGATATATCATCAAGATGAATTCTCGTGCAAAGCAGTATTCTATTTGTAAATAAAACAACTCCGTACTGAAATATAATTTTTAGCGATCGCACTTTTTTTGTCCGACCTCACAAAATCGCATTGCTCCCTTTGCGGTTAACAAACGTGGAGTACCTCCTTCCGTTGGAATAACCGCAAGATGGTAAACGGCGTACTCAAGTAGCTTTTGAGGGCCTCCTTGCAGGTAGGCTATTAACTTCCCATCTGGACTCCAAACAGGTCGGCTACCCCAGGAGGGATCGCAATTGGGACTTTCATTGGTAGTTATTTGACGTACTTTTGCTCCTGGTTGGGCAACGATAGTGTAGACATCCCAATTGTTATGGCGATGAAAATCAACACCACGCTTGCTGACAAAAGCAATCTTGTTCCCATCTGGAGACCATTCGGGCAAATATTCATTAAACTCACCTGGTGCCAGAATATCTGCTTTGTGAGTTGCTAAGTCAAACACATAGAGATGTTGGCGACTTTTTCCGAGATATCCTTTAAAGCCATCAATGACAATTGGCTGCGCGGTCTTTTGTCCGTTCCGAGTTTCTTGCGGTGGATCTTGGGCGATTACAGCTAGTCGTTTCCCATCGGGCGCCCAAACCAAATCAGAAACACCTCCTGGAAAATCTGAAATCTTTTCTGCTTCTCCATCGGTAAGGTTCAGCAGCCAAATTTGATTGCCTCCACTCTTGGACTGACTACTGGAGAGAAAAGTCAGGTACTTTCCATCGGGACTGAAACGAGGGGAACTTTCGCTATCTTTGCTGTTAGTTAATTTTCGGGTGCGGGAGCCATCCCACGAAGTCATATAAATATGGTTGTTGACAGAATCATTATTGATATCGGTACTCTCGACCGTATAAGCTATCCAGGCTCCATCGCGAGAAATTTGCGGTTCGCTGACTTGGTGGACAGCAGAGAGATCGTCTAGGGTAATCAGCCGCTTGGACGTTGCCTGAACGTTGAGATTCATATTGATCAAAGCAGCGATCACAACACAAGCTAATGCGAGTTCTCTCAACCTTTTCATTTTTGTTATAAAAATTAGCACTGATGCTTATCTTACATCTGTTAGTCACAATGGTTGGGGTTTTTTATACGTCCCCTCGAAAAGGGGGAATAGCAAAAACGAGGTTTGGCATTATTACCTTCAAATCCTTGTCAGCAAACTTTTTCCCACCAACGTGTCTCAGAAACTGTACTTTTTGAGACATACCAAAATCATGTCTCTTTTTATGTCTCAAAATACAATTCTCTCAAAGTCTAAGGAATAATGAGACGTTATCTTAGAAAATCTGCCGCTTCTCAGTCATAAAAATCCTAATCCTCCTTTTCGAGGGTTTGTACAAAAACCCCCATCTTCTATCATCCTTGTTAAATAAGGCTTTGAAGCTAGATTGTCACTTCCTCAGCACAATTACTCTATGATTTCTGTTTTGCATAATTCCCATATCAACGCCTTACCTCGTGTTTCTATGAGCCGCATTCCGATTTTTTCTAGCACCCGCTTTGAAGCTATATTATCTGCATCGCATCCAGCCGTAACTTTTTCTATACCTGGTTGACAAAGCGTCCAATCCATCATTGCTTTTGTAGCTTCAGACGCATAACCTTGCTGTCGATATGATGGAACTATGATATAGCCTATTTCCACTGAACCTGTGGGATCTGGGAGAATTTTGAGCATAAGGTAACCAATGAGTGTCTTTTCTGCTTTATGAATGATTAAACTTCCCCATCCCCATTCACTTTGTAACGGATTCTCGCACAGGATATCTGCAATTGTTGGCAAAGATTTACCAAATATTTCATTACGCCAGTTGGGTAAAACTGTAACCGCCAGAACTCTTGCTAATTCAGGATTCCCAATGATTGCTGCTTTTATTATTTCCTGCGTAAAGGGTACTAAATATAATGATTTAGTAACAACATTTTCCATGATTATGTACTTAAAAATCTGGGACACGAGAAATTGATTTTGAGATTGATTTTATATGAAAGGGGTGAAATGAGCAGTGATACCGAAAGTTACGCTAAGGACTTGATGAACCGCTTTCAATATTGCGATCGCCACGGATAAAGCTGTACCAATTGAAGTCTCTGAAAATTAAGAGCTTCAAACCCTTGGTGTGCCGTATTAAATAGCCGCACCAAATAGCCTATAGGTTAATTGGTACATCGAGAATTGTGAAAAATATCGATTTGCAGAATGCTTATCCAGTAAGGATTACAGCCTTAGCGTAAGTTTCTGTACGATTGCTCATTTAGCCCCAGCACCAGGAGATTAAGATCCGTGCTACCAAAAAAGGCATGACCATTAAGGAATATATGATTGCTCTAGTTGAGGAGGAGCTAAAAAGGTTAAACTTAACCTAATTCCAAAGTAGTAACACCAAAAACATTGTGCCAATCAATGTTAGGTGACTCTTCTTTGTACATTCGGACACATTCAAACATAGGGTTCATTTGATATTTTTCAAATAAGATAATAGCGGATTTATTAATATTAGGAACGTCCACATAAACAGGACTTCCTTCAGCATAAGTAACTAAGGCTAAAAATAACTTTTTTGCTATGTCTTCATTTTCCGCAAATAAAGGGGCAATTTTAAAGCCATCCGTCGCTTTTCTAATCACTCCATAACCTACCAAATCAGCATCGTTGATAATAGCGTAACCTTGCCCATGAGGTTGATTAATCCATGTCGAAAGAAAATGAGGACGATAACTAGGAAAATATCGCTGATCATAACGACAAAGTTGTTCAAAATCAATAGTTTTTAAATCCCTCACATCGGGCAAGATTTTTCCAGAAATTATCCCTTGATAACGGAGATGAGAATGAGCAGGTTTAAAACCAAATCTTTGATAATTATTAACTTGTTCTAAGACAGCATCTAAAGCAGCAGGTTGATTAGAAATTAACTTCAATGCTTCAAGCCATGTTTTTAAACCAAATCCTTTTTTTCGTTCTTCGGGTTTAACAATATAAATACCAATAAAATTAAATTTAGCACTATATCGCACTACAGAAATACAGCTAATAGGTTTCCCATTTAATTCTCCAATTAAAAACCCACCTGGATCGGCAATATAAAAATTATCAACATCATCAATACCCGGATTCCACCCCTCAAAAGCTGCCCAGCTTAAGACAATTTTTAGATCATCTTTGGTCATGGTACGAACTTGAAAATTATCTTCTGTAATAGTCATTTTTTTGCTCCTGTTTAAAATCTTGCAAGCGCAACAGCCCTCGTCATTCCATTGTTTTTACAAAACTAAACATACATATTTTTTTCGTGCCTACCTACTTAAAATAGCTTTTTTTGTGAGCTTTACCCCATTCTCATAGGTTGGCATAATTTATTTTCTGGAAGTCCCTAAAACTCCTAATCCTCCTTTTCGAGGGTTTGTACAAAAAACCTTTACACCATCATTCAAGAGCGATCGCTTTTTTCTAACTGAGGGTTTCAGTTTCATCAACGACAAATAGTCTACCTGCCTGACGAATAGCTTCGGGTTTGTGAATTTGCAGAAACCTTAACACTCCGATGCCCAGCAATAGCCAAATTAAGACGACAACTGGTGCTAAGTGAAGGGGTGCTGGTGGAGGGGGATAAAGAGTGCCAACTAGAACACCACTAATCGTAATTATCGAGAGCCAAGGTAGCAGAACATAACGCAACCAACCAAAGCGAATCGTAGAGTTTTGCTCCAACTGAGCGCGGCGTTTTGTCGAGAAATATCGAAAACACGCTAAACTAGTCAATCCATAGATCGCTAGGGCAGCGATCGTTAAAACTATACCCAGAAAGCCAAACGCCTGAATCGGTGTCCACAGTATTCCCAACCCCAACCCCACAAACGCAGAACTGCCACACAAACCGAGAATGGCATTTGTCGGTGTGCGATATGTGGGATGAATGTGCATCAACCAACGGGGAAATAGTTCTTCTCGACTTATGGTATAGACAATCCGAGCAGCAGCGTTGAGAAAGGCAACGGCAGAGGCATATCCAGCCATAATGCCGGCAAAATCAATCAATAAGGCAAACCCATTGCCCCAAACGTGACGCGCAATCGTATCGAAGGGGGCAGCATCTTGGGACAAGGCTGCCATGTTATGAATGCCATATCCCACCGTTGCCACATATGACATCAGTACGGGAGCAATGCGATTTTGTGAGGTCTGGTCAAAAACAAGCGATCGCTAAAAATTATATTTAGGTACAAGGTGATTTTATTTGCAAATAAAATACTGATTTACATGAGAATTAATCTTGATGAGATATCTCACAAAGATTGCTAGCAAGTCATTTGACAATTATGTTTAAAAATATCTGCAATCAGTCTTTTATACTGAGTATTAATTATCTCAAGAAGAAATTAAAGACAGGATTAAAGTATAAAATTTATCAAGCAGTTTGAGGTTTAATAAAGGAATTAAAGATAAAAGTACAAAAATTATCCCAACTTCCAGCTACTGTGATTTTACCCCCTGCATGACCAAATTTTGAACCATAACGTGACCAAAAGTTAACGTAATTTCAAGCTTTTGAGCCAATCAATAACTTAACTTTATGAATCAAATTATGTCCGCGTGTTTTAAATGTGAATCATAATACGACCAAAAGTTTTATTTTGAGACTTGGTAAAAAATGCCGAGCAAGACACACTAATTTAGTCGAAAATTTTAAACTTTCGGTCAAAATATGATTCAAAATGTCCACAATATGTTTCAAAAATATGTTTCGCCAGAAACTGAGTGATAAAGCGATCGCCTGAAATCTGAATTTTTATTTCTCTCTCATCGCGGTACGGTACAAATGAACTATTTGACCATGTTCCTTGCTGTAATTGAGTTTTGAGTTTTTTGAACTCCATTTATAGCTTTGAACTATATGTTGTCCTAGTACAGAGTGAAGTATTTCGTGACCGTTTGGCTAAATTATCGTTCAAATCACAGCTACCCATTGACAACGCAGATGTAAGATAATTTCTGCATTTTCTTTCAACCAAAATTTACTATTACCCTTGATTCTTAAGTTGACAACTTGACGGATTAAACTCTCAATTGCCCCACTACCTATTGGTAGTTTTTGGTCTAGTATCTTAGCGTAATTTAAACGCCTTTCACGATAGGCACGTAAAAGGTAATTTCTCTGTATAACCATAGTTTTACAACGCTCTCCCGTGGCTTCAAAGATAAATTCATCCATCTGCCTAATTATGGTCATAGCATTACTTTTTTTTAAATTTCTCCGTGCTTTTTTAAACCAATTATTCCGCTCCTTATCATCACTAAACGCTACATCAGCAAATTTCTGTAGTCGCTCATTAACATGGTAAAAATCAAATAATTGATAAGTCGCATCGGGAGATTTCATTTTTTTAAAAAGAGGTGGAATATGTTTCCAAATCCATTCAGCACCGTCAGCAATTAATAAAACTTGTTTTGCTTGACTAATTCCTAAACTAATCAGATGCATTTCTAAAATTGGTAAAAAGCCTTTATAGTCTTCATAAGTGCCATCATTTACAATCTGGATCTCGTTACTTTTGACTTTTTTTCCCTGTTCATCAACCACATAAATTGTTACTAATTTTGGCTCAACCCATTCCCCTATAAAGCCATGCTTGTTTGTTTTGGGATTTTTTCTACCTTTTTTATTAATCCTAATTTTACTCCTACCACCATCTACAGCAATTACAACCCTCTGGTCTTTAAGTATATTCCCATCAGGTAATTTCCCTTGTTGCAAGTTAGATATTTTAGTTTGACGTAAATCGATGCCGATTTGACCAAATTTATATGTCAATCGTTCAATTCGTTTAACA
It encodes the following:
- a CDS encoding APC family permease yields the protein MSYVATVGYGIHNMAALSQDAAPFDTIARHVWGNGFALLIDFAGIMAGYASAVAFLNAAARIVYTISREELFPRWLMHIHPTYRTPTNAILGLCGSSAFVGLGLGILWTPIQAFGFLGIVLTIAALAIYGLTSLACFRYFSTKRRAQLEQNSTIRFGWLRYVLLPWLSIITISGVLVGTLYPPPPAPLHLAPVVVLIWLLLGIGVLRFLQIHKPEAIRQAGRLFVVDETETLS